Proteins encoded within one genomic window of Acidobacteriota bacterium:
- the hisF gene encoding imidazole glycerol phosphate synthase subunit HisF gives MEPVRIMPCLDMKDGRVVKGVHFVGLREAGDPVENARYYQLEGADELAMLDIAATLENRKTRLEWVRSVASVISIPLTVGGGIGSLEDITMTLDAGAAKVSMNSAAVRDPSLVETAARTFGSDRVTVAVDARRNAAMPSGFELVVAGGTKPTGKDAVAWARECERLGAGILLPTSMDGDGTLAGYDLEFTRAIADAVTVPVVASGGAGTLEHFHEGVTRGGARILLAASVFHYRTFRICEVKEYLRKCGIPVLGDSASAPAGPGGAL, from the coding sequence GGAGGCGGGCGACCCGGTGGAGAACGCGCGCTATTACCAGCTGGAGGGGGCGGACGAACTGGCCATGCTCGACATCGCGGCCACGCTGGAGAACCGCAAGACCCGCCTGGAGTGGGTGAGGAGCGTAGCTTCCGTCATCTCGATCCCGCTCACGGTCGGCGGCGGCATCGGCTCGCTCGAGGATATCACGATGACGCTCGATGCCGGCGCGGCGAAGGTGTCCATGAACAGCGCCGCGGTCCGGGACCCCTCCCTGGTCGAAACGGCTGCGCGCACCTTCGGCTCCGACCGCGTCACCGTGGCCGTGGACGCGCGCCGCAACGCCGCGATGCCGTCGGGGTTCGAGCTGGTGGTGGCCGGGGGGACGAAACCCACCGGGAAGGACGCCGTCGCCTGGGCGCGCGAGTGCGAACGCCTGGGGGCCGGCATCCTCCTCCCGACCAGCATGGACGGCGACGGCACCCTGGCCGGCTACGACCTGGAATTCACCCGCGCGATCGCCGACGCCGTGACCGTTCCCGTGGTCGCCTCGGGCGGGGCCGGGACGCTCGAGCACTTCCACGAAGGGGTGACGCGGGGTGGGGCCCGCATCCTGCTGGCGGCCTCCGTGTTCCACTATCGGACCTTCCGTATCTGCGAGGTGAAGGAGTACCTGCGCAAGTGCGGGATCCCCGTCCTCGGGGACTCCGCCTCCGCCCCGGCCGGACCGGGGGGGGCCTTATGA
- a CDS encoding YbgC/FadM family acyl-CoA thioesterase: MPTKEQVQPFRVYMEDVDAQGIVYYANYLRFFERGRSELLEALGVPMARAADPDCRLVIYEIRVQYRRPALLGDMIEVVTSVERMSEYRLTFRQQVRRRGETEPLVKGEVDIVAIGPDGAVKELPPFFDAI, translated from the coding sequence ATGCCGACGAAAGAACAGGTGCAGCCGTTCCGTGTCTATATGGAGGACGTCGACGCCCAGGGGATCGTCTATTACGCCAATTACCTGCGCTTTTTCGAACGCGGCCGGAGCGAACTGCTGGAAGCCCTCGGCGTCCCGATGGCCCGGGCCGCCGACCCCGACTGCCGGCTCGTGATCTACGAGATCCGGGTCCAATACCGCCGCCCCGCCCTGCTCGGGGACATGATCGAGGTGGTCACCTCGGTCGAGCGCATGAGCGAGTACCGGCTCACCTTCAGGCAGCAGGTCCGGCGCCGGGGGGAGACCGAGCCCTTGGTCAAGGGGGAGGTGGACATCGTCGCCATCGGCCCCGACGGCGCGGTGAAGGAACTCCCCCCCTTCTTCGACGCTATCTAG